From the genome of Cervus elaphus chromosome 7, mCerEla1.1, whole genome shotgun sequence:
ctcctgcattggcaggtgggttctttaccactgagccaacagggaagcccaggaactgaCAATGTGCAGTGAATCAATTTTTGGAGTTCTTGTTAAATTGCAATAGTAATTTTAGGTATCTTAAGGGCAAGAGTTAGGCAATATAATTGAAAGTGATTTTTCAGGCCCTGAGCAATTCACTTTTTAGTACTATACAAAAAGACCAGGATATAGCATTCACTAATATGGTGTATTAGGAGTAGAGTAACTATTCTGCCAAAATGTTTACATGAGGCAGTATCATAGTGATACTTTGAATGTAATATAATCCTTTGTACAAGTACATTCTAGCTCATATATTTCTATATCTGAATGCATTTTAGAGATTATTTTGTATTATTCTATtccatgtgaagtgaaagtcgttcagtcctgtctgactctttgtgaccccgtggactatatagtccatggacttgtccaggccagaatactggattgggtagcctttccattctcctggggatcttcccaacccagggatagaacccaggtctcctgcattgcaggcagattctataccagctgagccacaagggaagccactatTACATGTGATGTATCTGCATATCCAGTTATGTAGAATTATgagatacatatttaaaataaactttctccCTTTGTCTACATCTTTCTTACTCTTTCTACACACTCTCCCTTGATTTCCCTCTTTCCCACTTTCtctaaaatgtacatatataatgaTCATACTTTAATCCTATTAAACTCAATCTGAAAAAGGCACTTGATATGTATGATTGATGCAAACCAAGGttcattatttgattttattattattatgtattattttcttatattaattATCAATATATAACTTTTTGTGATAATATAGAGCTCAATTAAATAGGTACATCATTAATTCAAATagttgcatataaatcaaatgacCATGTGTTTGAACATGACAAAGTTTCCTCTTTATCCTTGTACTTTTTGGGGAAGATACCTTTAATAAATTGCTAAATGCTTGATTTGACAGGAGCCAAGTGCTAACAAAGGATGgaacagagaaatgaaagttCTGTCACTGGATTTATCTTACTGGGCTTCTCTGACAGGCTTCAACTTGAGCTAGTCCTCTTTGTGGTCCTTTTGATCTTCTACATCTTCACTTTGCTGGGAAACACAACCATCATTGCATTGTCCTACTTGGACCCACGTCTTCACACCCCGATGTACTTTTTCCTCTCTAACCTGAGCTTTCTGGACATGTGTTACACCACCAGCATTGTTCCCCAGTTCCTATTTAATCTCAGTGGAGCAGACAAATCCATCTCCTTTGGTGGATGTATAGTTCAAATGCACATCTCTCTGGCGTTGGGAGGTACAGAATGTATTCTCCTAGGAGTTATGGCATTTGACCGCTATGCAGCTGTTTGCAGGCCCCTTCACTACACGGTAATCATGCACCCCCGTCTGTGTGCCCTGCTGGCTTCCGCTTCATGGATCACTGGTTTTGCCAACTCCTTACTGCAGACAGTGCTTGTCTTCCTTTTACCTCGTtgtgggaggaataaattagaccACTTCTTTTGTGAGGTCCCTCATTTTCTCAAACTTGCCTGTGTTGACATCACTGTGAATGTGTATGTGACCTTCTTTGCTGGTGTCATCATGCTTCTCACACCTGTTTCATTAATCATGTTCTCCTATGGTCGGATTGTGAGGGCGGTCTTAAGAATCAAGTCCACTGCAGGGCAGAGAAAAGCGTTTGGCACGTGTGGATCCCACCTCACGGTGGTCTCCCTGTTCTTTGGCACAGCCATGTATGTGTATTATCAGCCCAGCAGCAACAACTCCCAGGATCAGGACAAGTTCATGTCTCTCTTCTACACTGTCATTATCCCCATGACCAACCCCCTCATTTATACGCTGAGGAACAGGGATGTGAAGGGAGCAATGAAGAAGGTGCTTTGGAAGGACTCTGACTCCAGATGATGGGTGAGGAGGACAGTTTAATGGAAGGACCTTGAACACCAGTGCTCTTTAGATGTATCTGTGTGTCCCGTACGAGTCATCTAAAATTCCCTCTGACAGCTTTGAAGGGAATTTGTTTACTTCATTCCTGTTGAAAAGTGAGTGTTCAGATTTTAAGTTCATGTATTCATTTCACTTTCCAGAGATGCTGATTCAGTGTTCTGACAGTATCTGCTTTGtaattactgttttaaaaatctcCAATAACTTTTCTTGTTTGCACTCCCATTTGGGTACATTGttccacatctatttgcaaaAAGACATGGGTCTATATTACATGAAGCATAAATTAGAACATAAACCCACCAAAACACTGtaagaaatattattaataatattttctaggAGTTACTAGGAGATactattcattcttttatattgGTCATGGCTCTACTAAAATTCCATGGTTTGATGGGTTGATCAGACGTTTTTCACTGCTGTAGGTGGAGCACTTGTGGGGAAAATAAAGTTGAATCTCAAAGAAAATCTTGCTGCATTAATCCCGGTAAAGCCATTCAGACATCAGGTGCAACTGTACCCTCAGCAGTGCAGCCACCATATTGTGGAGGATCATCTCAGAGAAGGCGGCGCATAGGACTCACTGAGGGAAGGGGATGATGCGCTGCTGGCAGGGACAGTTGTAGCCCTTCGGTGGTGAGAACACCAGGTAGTTCTTATGCATTTTTGTACACAGCAGGAGAAAAACACTGATGTGAGGTACAAAGttggttattttaattttgtgaaacACTTAGTTCCTctctaaaatgagatttttaaatgaggaaattttGAGGGCATTATATCTGAGTAGCATAGGACCCAAGTTCTACTGCATATTCTACACATTTTAGCTGCTGTGATGCAGCAAAAGTTTCAAAGAGTAAAATATGTTTAGATTATTCTCATCATGCCAT
Proteins encoded in this window:
- the LOC122697423 gene encoding putative olfactory receptor 2B8, yielding MEQRNESSVTGFILLGFSDRLQLELVLFVVLLIFYIFTLLGNTTIIALSYLDPRLHTPMYFFLSNLSFLDMCYTTSIVPQFLFNLSGADKSISFGGCIVQMHISLALGGTECILLGVMAFDRYAAVCRPLHYTVIMHPRLCALLASASWITGFANSLLQTVLVFLLPRCGRNKLDHFFCEVPHFLKLACVDITVNVYVTFFAGVIMLLTPVSLIMFSYGRIVRAVLRIKSTAGQRKAFGTCGSHLTVVSLFFGTAMYVYYQPSSNNSQDQDKFMSLFYTVIIPMTNPLIYTLRNRDVKGAMKKVLWKDSDSR